A stretch of Bacillaceae bacterium S4-13-56 DNA encodes these proteins:
- a CDS encoding cysteine desulfurase family protein, producing the protein MIYFDHSATTYPYSEVLDTFQKVSSRFFANPSSVHSLGGEVEQLLLQASKQIASILHVKANTLLFTSGGTEANNLAIKGTALEHKNRGNHIITTSIEHPSVLEACRSLEEQGFTITYIDPDSSGRIHPDQVKSAITDQTILLSIMHVNNELGTIQPIEEIADIAAKYPKLLFHVDHVQGFGKIPFSFSYPGIDLVTVSGHKIHGLKGTGFLYKRSGIRLSPLLHGGGQQQGLRSGTENVAGIVSLARAIRMTLEKMNRNPVHLIRLNTLLRTGLKEIPGLIINSSEQCAPHIVNFSIPGMKPEVLIHSLGQKDIFVSTKSACSSKSKDESAVLAACGLDRSITTSAIRVSFSYSNTEEEVNEFLNTLKNVIHQLKQSLG; encoded by the coding sequence TTGATTTATTTTGATCATTCGGCAACAACCTACCCATATAGTGAAGTACTTGACACCTTTCAAAAAGTCTCTAGTCGATTTTTTGCAAATCCCTCATCTGTTCATTCTTTAGGGGGAGAAGTGGAGCAATTACTTCTTCAAGCTTCCAAACAAATTGCTTCAATACTTCATGTAAAGGCTAATACACTTCTTTTTACTTCTGGTGGTACCGAAGCTAACAACTTGGCTATAAAAGGAACTGCTTTAGAGCATAAAAATAGAGGGAATCATATTATTACCACATCCATTGAACATCCTTCCGTTCTTGAGGCCTGTCGTTCTTTGGAGGAACAGGGTTTTACTATCACATACATTGATCCTGATTCAAGTGGAAGGATTCATCCAGATCAAGTAAAGAGTGCCATTACTGATCAAACGATCCTACTCAGTATTATGCATGTAAATAACGAATTGGGAACGATACAACCAATTGAAGAAATAGCAGATATTGCAGCAAAATATCCTAAGCTGCTTTTCCATGTTGATCATGTTCAAGGGTTTGGGAAGATTCCTTTCTCTTTTTCATATCCTGGAATAGATCTTGTAACTGTATCAGGTCATAAAATTCACGGATTAAAAGGCACTGGTTTTTTGTATAAGCGTTCTGGAATTCGTCTTTCACCTTTACTTCATGGGGGAGGACAGCAGCAGGGATTAAGATCAGGTACTGAAAATGTGGCTGGGATTGTTTCCTTAGCAAGGGCGATACGAATGACATTGGAGAAGATGAATAGGAATCCGGTGCATCTCATCCGTTTAAATACATTGCTAAGGACTGGATTAAAAGAGATTCCCGGCCTCATTATTAATTCTTCTGAACAATGTGCTCCACACATAGTAAACTTTTCTATTCCTGGTATGAAACCAGAAGTATTAATTCACAGCCTTGGACAGAAGGATATCTTTGTATCTACAAAGTCAGCTTGTTCTTCAAAATCCAAAGATGAAAGTGCTGTACTCGCTGCTTGTGGTTTGGATCGATCTATAACTACTTCCGCCATAAGGGTTAGCTTTTCTTATTCAAATACAGAGGAAGAAGTAAATGAATTTTTAAATACGCTGAAAAATGTAATTCACCAATTAAAACAAAGCTTGGGGTAG